The nucleotide sequence CCGGCCCCGTCGCCGGGTCAGCTGCGAGCTGCGCGGTGCAGGGGAGGAGAAGCGGGTGGAAACGGAAGGGTAGGTTGAGGGAGCCGGCGAAGGCGCGAAGACGGTCGCCCGTGCGGAGGAGCACGTCGCGGTCGGGCCCAGCACCGGTGATCCGGACCTCGGGCGGGCCGACCGCAGGGTCCGCGAGGTCGGCGATGGCCTGCAGCAGCGGCGGCCACTGCACGCCGTGCGCGGCGTCGAGGTCCACGATGTGCAAccgccgcgcgccgccgctggcgctggcgctggcggcggcgtcGAGGATTGCCTGGTTGGCCGTCAGGTGCGCGAACCGCAGGAACGGCGCGATCTGGTTGTACGCCAGGTACGCCGTCGCCGTCGGCGCCCCCCGAGGGGCCGGCGGCGGTGCCCCTcccgcgggcgcgggcgccgcgGCGACGACgtctcctccggcggcggccTTGTCGTCGTCGACGCggcgagcgagcgagcgggcgAAGTGGTGCGCGAGGCGGTCGGCCGCGTCGCCCCGCGGGTCGGCGGTCGACAGGACCTCGTCCGCCGCGCGCCGGGCGCCGTCGACGTCGCCGCGGTGGAGGAGGCCGGCGCTCGCGAGCACGAGGCCTCTCGGCGACGAGGGCTGcgcgttggcggcggcggcgacttgCTCCTGCGCGCGCTCCGCGGCGTCGTGGCCGGGTGCGCCGAGCATGGCGGCGTCAGGGCGCAGTGGGCGCAAGGGCGCATGGCTCGGGCGGGTTAATAGCTGCGACGGCCGGGTAGCATGTGCACGGGCAGGGGCAGCAGCTTCTGTGACAGGACATGCTCAGCTTGCAGTAACATGAGATTCAGATTTCAGATCGACACACACACAACACAGAGATGCTTCCGCGTGCTtgtgcagagagagagagagagagagagagagagagattagcaACGGCTGTGGACTTGGCAAACTGAGGTGTCTTTTCTCTCTCTAGTAGATGAGAGGAAAGGTGGCAAGGTGCATCTGTATTCTTCTTGTACCCAGTGGACTTCGAGTGAGAATGGTCAAGCTGTTTCTTCCAGTTAATGTGTGTTATTTAGAGAGAGATTAGGGAGAGCTTAGGGGAATCTAAGCTCTGTCTCAGAGCTAGTAGTCTACTACAAAGTAGTACTATGTCTCAGAGTGGGCCTAATTAGTTAGTGAGGTGTATACACATAtcatcatgcatgcatggcagATGAACAATACACCATAGGTATGGTAGGAGAGTGTAGGGCTAGCCTTAAGAATACATAGCGGCTACATACGCCCCGTTCGTTTGGCTTgtttttggcttataagccatgactgaaagtactgttgactggtttggtgtgagagaaaaatattattcgttgactgataagccatgacttataagctaaatacgaccaaacgaacaggctacatACTGTGTACGAATACTCGCCCACAGCGCCGGGCAATCGTGCATAAACACAAACGGTATGTTCCTTATAGGATGGACTACATTCATAAATAAAGTGTGGTTTTTTGAAGTACGAATTGCACGCCACGAGATGTTCCATGAGCTCACCATCCATGCCAATAAGGTCtcatttttttttagaattacacatcGTGTGTTTCTAGCTCCGGCTCCTTTTGACATATTATTATAAAAAGCTATATAGAAGAAGTttatctctctctcttcttctagaTGAACTAGGATCCTACTAGGAGCCGATGAAGCCTGGCTTCGCCGACTTCGACTCCTCTGTTGCTACGATAAGGAGACCGAGTTGTATATAATCCTTGCTAAACGAGCCCTAAATATCATGCTATATGgcctgcagcctgttcgtttggctgtggcttgtcgtaaacgatcgtaaatttctagccggaacagtatttttctctcacacaaactagccagcagtacttctttacgaaccagcaacgatacgaaccagccaaccgaacaggctactGGTTGGTTGTTGTCTAATGTGAGAAGTTAGAGCCACTACATGGATACGGGCTTTGCAGTGATTATTAAGTTGGGTTCTCGTGATCGCGTTGGCTTCGTTGTGAGGTAGAAAACCATGGTGGTGTCCTCAAGTCCTTGTTGTTGTGCCTCTAGTCTAGTTACATGTGTCTTCTTTAGCTCCACGCTCAAGCAGTTGTTTTTACTTGTAGTACTTTTCTAGTTTAATGTTTTGCTAAGTACTTTTCTAGTTGAATGTTTTGCTAATTTCTCATGAATGAACCGTGCAGTTACCGGTTTTTATGCCTCGTTTTTCAATAAGTATCTTCAACCGGCCTtttgaaaaggaaaaaaaaatacaTTCTTGAGATTGTCACGTTATCCGGACTGTCATTATTCAGTGAGCTAAGTATCTTGACtcgtgacat is from Miscanthus floridulus cultivar M001 chromosome 7, ASM1932011v1, whole genome shotgun sequence and encodes:
- the LOC136462958 gene encoding protein MONOCULM 1-like, which gives rise to MLGAPGHDAAERAQEQVAAAANAQPSSPRGLVLASAGLLHRGDVDGARRAADEVLSTADPRGDAADRLAHHFARSLARRVDDDKAAAGGDVVAAAPAPAGGAPPPAPRGAPTATAYLAYNQIAPFLRFAHLTANQAILDAAASASASGGARRLHIVDLDAAHGVQWPPLLQAIADLADPAVGPPEVRITGAGPDRDVLLRTGDRLRAFAGSLNLPFRFHPLLLPCTAQLAADPATGPELHPDETLAVNCVLFLHRLGGEGEVATFLKWVKSMNPAVVTIAEKEAGSAGSNDCPADDLPRRVATAMGYYSAVFDALEATAPPGSADRLLVESEVLGREIDAALALAPGRVGEHSWGFEAWASAARAAGLSPRPLSAFAVSQARLLLRLHYPSEGYVAEEARGACFLGWQTRPLMSVSSWQ